From the genome of Solanum stenotomum isolate F172 chromosome 5, ASM1918654v1, whole genome shotgun sequence:
TCTTTGCTACTCACCAAAATTGGCATTCTTCCATTATTGATACCATCAAGATTGAAGCTCCCACTACACAAAATAGCCACCATCCAGTTCCAAAGCTTCTTTATTCTTATGACAATGTGCTTCATGGATTCAGTGCTGTTTTGTCTAAAGATGAATTTGAAGCTCTCAAGAAGTCACCAGGCTTTCTTTCAGCTTATAAAGATAGGCCTGTTGAAGCTCACACTACACATTCCCCTGAGTTTCTTAAGCTTAATCCTGCTTCTGGGCTATGGCCGGCGTCTGGTTTTGGTGAAGATGTGATTATCGGAGTACTCGACACTGGAGTCTGGCCAGAATCTGCTAGTTTCAGAGATGATGGACTATCTGCAATACCAAAAAAGTGGAAGGGAATTTGTAAGCCAGGAACAGATTTCAATTCTTCTTTATGCAACAGGAAACTCATTGGGGCGAATTATTTCAATAAGGGGCTTTTGGCTAGCGATCCTACTATTGTTCTTTCCATGAATTCTGCAAGGGACATGAGAGGTCATGGCACTCATGTTGCTTCCATTGCTGCTGGTAGTCCTGTTAAAGGAGTTTCATATTTTGGATATGCTCCTGGAACAGCAAGAGGTATTGCGCCACGAGCTAGGCTTGCTGTGTATAAGTTTAGCTTTGAAGAAGGGACCGTCATGTCTGATTTAATTGCTGCTATGGACCAAGCTGTTGCAGATGGCGTTGACATACTATCAATTTCTTATGGGTATGGTTTTGATCCATTGTATGAAGATTCTATTGCAATAGCTTCTTTTGGTGCCATGATGAAGGGTGTGTTAGTCTCTGCTTCAGCTGGGAATAATGGTCCTGAAATGGGAACTTTATCCAATGGAGTCCCCTGGATCTTTACTGTGGCATCAGGCAGTACTGACCGATCATTTTCCGGGACTATAACTTTAGGGAATGGCTTAAAGATTACTGGATTTAGCTTGTTTCCAGTGAGAACCAACATCAAggattttgatttggtttacaATGGAAGCTTATCCACTTGTGATTCATCTGATGATTTAGCCCAAGTCCCTAATAAAGCACGTAGCATCACAATTTGTTATAGCACTGCACAAGAAGACTTATCAGTCTCTGATCAAATGGGGGCTATCTCAGAGGCAAAATTTGGAGGCGCACTCTATGTTTATGGAGATCCAGATGTATTGACATCCAATTATTTTACGAATCCTGGAGCTGTAATTAGCAGCAAGGATTGGAAAAAGGTGGTAGACTATGCAAAAACAACTGCTAAACCAAAAGTCAGCATCAGTTTACAGGAAACACATTTTGCTGTTAAGCCTGCTCCAGTTGTTTCTGCATTTTCCTCGAGAGGCCCCTCCCTAAGCTATCTACGAGTTGCAAAGCCAGATATTATGGCACCAGGGGAGTTGATTTTAGCAGCCTGGCCATCGAACACTTCAGCGGCAGTTATTGGTGTCAATACATTTTTGGATAGTGATTACAGTCTTCTTTCAGGCACTTCGATGGCTGCTCCTCACATTTCCGGAATTGCTGCAATGCTAAAAGGAGTACATCCTGATTGGAGTCCTTCAGCTATTCGATCTGCCATGATGACCACTGCAAATCCTTTGGATAATACTGACAAACCCATCAAGACCATGGATTACCTCAGAACCAGTTATGCTACATCTTTATCCATGGGAGCTGGACTTGTTGATCCAAACCGTGCAGTTGATCCAGGCCTGATATATGATGCAACTCCACAAGACTACGTGAATCTTCTCTGCTCCATGAATTTCACAGCAAAGCAGTTCAAGACAATTGCTAGATCATCAGCTAAGCACAACTGTGCAAATCCATCCGATGATATCAATTACCCATCATTTATTGCTCTCTATATCCCAAATGGGGACTACGCTTGGTTGGAGCAGAAATTCAGGAGGACAGTCACAAATGTTGGACCTGGTGCAGCTAAGTACAAAGTAAAAGTGAAAGCACCAATAAACTCGACAATTTCTATCTCTCCACAGACCTTGGTGTTTGAGAAAAAACATCAGAAGCAGGACTACACTCTTACCATACGTTACAGAGGCATTGAATTTGACCAAGCACAATCTGGTTCAATCACTTGGGTGGAAATGAACGGTCATCACACCGTAAGAAGTCCTATAGTAGTAGCTCCAGCTCTTGATGCCCCAAATGAAAATGATTGATTCCCCAAACTGAAATGCTGCAGTTGATAATACTTGTTGCATTTGTAAGTTTGTAACTCTCCTCAAGAGGGTTCTGTTAAAGTAGCTGGAAAGTATTCTGGCAAAGCATGTGTGTTTGAAGTAATTGTTGaataatgttttattttcttgtgttatCAATAAACCAAGACTTTGTTGAATAGATGTCTGATTGGCGATAGGGGTCATTAATCAGTAGCAACATTCACACAATAGGACTGAAATACTTAGATGTTATGTGGAAGCTAACATTTAACAATACAAATTTTGTacgaaaaataaatgaaataacaaaaagaatatATCAAACGAGACAATAATTTAACGTGGTTTGATCAAGTATGAGGAATTCACTAATATAAAAAAGAGTACAAAAATAGTACATATACTCCACTAGAACTGATCAGTATATAGATATACAGAAAAAGAGTCTCTCTGTGTGTATAGGAGGGAGAGGGGATGCATACAATTAGAAAGTATGTACCTCCCAATCAATTACAATAAGGTAGGGTCATTTTTAAATATGCGACATACTAATCATCAATCACAATATGGTAGGGTCATTTTTTGATATGTGACATACCAATCAATCACAATATGGTAGGgtcatttaaagaaaaatataactttttacttgCAAAAGATTCTCAATTTACTcacaatataatataactaaaaaaagggatatatatttatataaaagaaaagctTATAAGCATTTATGTGAAAAATTTATCTAGTGCATGCATTAAAGCAACAAGAATATAGGGATTCCCAAGAATATAGTATTTGTCTTTTATATACTGCTCGTTACTtaatcattagtattaattgatatatattCCAATCTTAATTGAACAGTAAGAAATATGGTTTAACATTCTTCCTGTGTAGTGTGAATACAGTAAGCACACAACTTAGACTAGCAAAAGTCTCCACAGGTCCACTGACCAACAAGTCTTAGAAAATGACAGCTTACCAAATGATCAAATTGCATTGTCTACTTCACAAAATCAGCCAACTATGACTGTTTCTTAAGGTGTATATTAAAAGGAGGCTCTGCTATAGAAGGAAAACACAAAGTGTtgaggaaaaaaatatgttagGAGTACCTTTTCTTCTGTTTTCTTGGTGTCTTTTTGGTCCTTCTTTATTATTAGGAACTTCAGCAGAGAGGTCTACCTACATTGTCCATTTGGACAAGTCTTTTATGCCTAAAATCTTTGCTACTCACCAAAACTGGCATTCTTCCATTATTGATACCATCAAGATTGAAGCTCCCACTACACAAAATGGCCACCATCCAGTTCCAAAACTTCTTTATTCTTATGACAATGTCATCCATGGATTCAGTGCTGTTTTGTCTAAAGATGAGCTTGAATCGCTCGAGAAATCGGCAGGTTTCCTTTCAGCTTATAAAGATAGGAGTGTTGAAGCTCACACAACTCATACCTCAGAGTTTCTTAAGCTCAATCCTGCTTCTGGGCTATGGCCGGCTTCTGGTTTTGGTCAAGATGTTATCATCGGTGTACTCGACTCTGGTGTCTGGCCAGAATCTGCTAGTTTCAGTGATGATGGATTACCAGAAATTCCAAAAAGGTGGAAGGGAATTTGCAAGGCAGGAACAGATTTTAATTCTTCATTGTGTAACAGGAAAATCATTGGGGCTAATTATTTCAACAAAGGGATTTTGGCTGATAATCCTACTGTGAATATTTCAATGAATTCTGCAAGGGATACTAGAGGTCATGGAACACATGTTGCCTCCATTGCTGCTGGTAATGTTGCTAAAGGCGCTTCATATTTTGGATATGCTACTGGAACAGCAAGAGGTATGGCGCCACGAGCTAGGATAGCTGTGTATAAGTTTAGCTTTGAGGAAGGAACCTTCACTTCTGATTTAATTGCTGCAATGGATCAAGCTGTTGCAGATGGTGTTGACATACTAACTATTTCTTATGGGTGGGTTAGGATTCCAGTTTATCAAGATTCAATTGCGATAGCTTCTTTTGGTGCCATGATGAAAGGTGTCTTAGTCTCTGCTTCAGCTGGAAATATTGGCCCTGAAATGGGAACTATAAAAAATGGTGTCCCTTGGATCTTTACTGTGGCGTCATGCAGTACTGATCGAGCATTCTATGGGactttaactcttgggaatggCGTAAATATTACTGGATTTAGCTTGTTTCCAGTGAAAACCATCATCAAGAATTTTCCAGTGCTTTACAACGAAAGTATATCACCTTGTGATTCATCTGATGTATTAGCCAAAGTCCCTAATGGTGGACGTAGCATTatgatttgttttagtaatGCAGTAGAAGTAGAGGACCAAATGGCGGCTATCTCAGAGTCAAAATTTGGAGGAGCCATCTATATTTCAGATGATCCAGATGTATTGTCAtccaatttttttccaaatccTGGAGTTGTGATTAGCACCAAGGAAGGGAAACAAGTGATAGACTATGCAACCAAAAGTGCTAAACCAAAAGTCAGCCTCAGTTTCCAGGGAACACGTATTGATGTAAAGCCTGCTCCGGCTGTTTCTTCATTTTCCTCGAGAG
Proteins encoded in this window:
- the LOC125864380 gene encoding subtilisin-like protease SBT3 produces the protein METIVPFLLFSFFLSFFLGISAERSTYIVHLDKSFMPKIFATHQNWHSSIIDTIKIEAPTTQNSHHPVPKLLYSYDNVLHGFSAVLSKDEFEALKKSPGFLSAYKDRPVEAHTTHSPEFLKLNPASGLWPASGFGEDVIIGVLDTGVWPESASFRDDGLSAIPKKWKGICKPGTDFNSSLCNRKLIGANYFNKGLLASDPTIVLSMNSARDMRGHGTHVASIAAGSPVKGVSYFGYAPGTARGIAPRARLAVYKFSFEEGTVMSDLIAAMDQAVADGVDILSISYGYGFDPLYEDSIAIASFGAMMKGVLVSASAGNNGPEMGTLSNGVPWIFTVASGSTDRSFSGTITLGNGLKITGFSLFPVRTNIKDFDLVYNGSLSTCDSSDDLAQVPNKARSITICYSTAQEDLSVSDQMGAISEAKFGGALYVYGDPDVLTSNYFTNPGAVISSKDWKKVVDYAKTTAKPKVSISLQETHFAVKPAPVVSAFSSRGPSLSYLRVAKPDIMAPGELILAAWPSNTSAAVIGVNTFLDSDYSLLSGTSMAAPHISGIAAMLKGVHPDWSPSAIRSAMMTTANPLDNTDKPIKTMDYLRTSYATSLSMGAGLVDPNRAVDPGLIYDATPQDYVNLLCSMNFTAKQFKTIARSSAKHNCANPSDDINYPSFIALYIPNGDYAWLEQKFRRTVTNVGPGAAKYKVKVKAPINSTISISPQTLVFEKKHQKQDYTLTIRYRGIEFDQAQSGSITWVEMNGHHTVRSPIVVAPALDAPNEND
- the LOC125864381 gene encoding subtilisin-like protease SBT3; the encoded protein is MLGVPFLLFSWCLFGPSLLLGTSAERSTYIVHLDKSFMPKIFATHQNWHSSIIDTIKIEAPTTQNGHHPVPKLLYSYDNVIHGFSAVLSKDELESLEKSAGFLSAYKDRSVEAHTTHTSEFLKLNPASGLWPASGFGQDVIIGVLDSGVWPESASFSDDGLPEIPKRWKGICKAGTDFNSSLCNRKIIGANYFNKGILADNPTVNISMNSARDTRGHGTHVASIAAGNVAKGASYFGYATGTARGMAPRARIAVYKFSFEEGTFTSDLIAAMDQAVADGVDILTISYGWVRIPVYQDSIAIASFGAMMKGVLVSASAGNIGPEMGTIKNGVPWIFTVASCSTDRAFYGTLTLGNGVNITGFSLFPVKTIIKNFPVLYNESISPCDSSDVLAKVPNGGRSIMICFSNAVEVEDQMAAISESKFGGAIYISDDPDVLSSNFFPNPGVVISTKEGKQVIDYATKSAKPKVSLSFQGTRIDVKPAPAVSSFSSRGPSLSYLQVAKPDIMAPGELILAAWPSNNSDTVIGVNTFLGSDYRLVSGTSMAAPHIAGIAAMLKGAHPDWSPSAIRSAMMTTANHLDNTENPIKTEDGNSDTTSLAMGAGLVDPNRAVDPGLIYDATPQDYVNLLCSMNFTLEQFNTIARSSAKHNCSNPSDDINYPSFIALFSPIGNYTWLEKKFRRTVTNVGAGAAKYVAKVIAPKSSTISISPQTLVFEKKNQKQAYTLTIRYKGIADDQAQSGSITWVEENGHHTVRSPIVVAPALDAWT